In one Drosophila gunungcola strain Sukarami chromosome 2R unlocalized genomic scaffold, Dgunungcola_SK_2 000011F, whole genome shotgun sequence genomic region, the following are encoded:
- the LOC128255599 gene encoding LOW QUALITY PROTEIN: uncharacterized protein LOC128255599 (The sequence of the model RefSeq protein was modified relative to this genomic sequence to represent the inferred CDS: inserted 1 base in 1 codon), translating to MADPDINEDTVVPPIGGXNSFDMYNERLDCENLDQMTDTWTDHHRPSFVTALMRFFGNVFVDMFNAIFS from the exons ATGGCGGATCCAGATATAAATGAAGATACTGTGGTACCACCAATAGGAG GAAATAGTTTTGACATGTACAACGAACGGTTGGATTGCGAGAATTTGG ATCAGATGACTGATACTTGGACCGATCACCACAGACCTTCATTCGTTACCGCACTAATGCGTTTTTTTGGCAACGTATTTg TTGATATGTTTAATGCCATTTTCAGCTAA
- the LOC128255586 gene encoding uncharacterized protein LOC128255586 isoform X1 encodes MFSGHIRMMPHTRRGTVPHSEEQRSILSESNHGSIKPSEYRIPFISRTWMLLLDYKQYKAARTIQQNWRKFYFRKNFQDKRKAAITIQRWWRGFSARNNYYGFVERMLQKRVVDHYNRSATKIQALFRGWWSRQTVHDHSKLLRLQVCAAEDLLNCVAFKLHHLLRTYAIPGVYSLKNSNCMSRIEKLLASLHFRFHKGNVKSQVAQHSADRNKDRHNFKKSDKLSKIPFEGARYWSQCKPKCEYALKLFKDIDKRMYRIIEMYDASQRDAHAALMQKKFAHRKQKKLVHNIKKSEEKNKRDFCGDVIASMRRWKILVDNTLSVDKNIFRHPENLEKFLTEISAFVKEFENCSCYCRIPVLTEIYCG; translated from the exons ATGTTCTCAGGCCATATCCGTATGATGCCCCACACCCGAAGGGGCACAGTACCACACAGTGAGGAACAGCG CAGCATATTATCCGAGTCGAACCATGGATCAATTAAACCATCTGAATACAGAATACCATTCATTTCCCG CACCTGGATGCTTCTGCTGGACTATAAACAATACAAGGCAGCTCGAACTATTCAACAGAACTGGCGAAAATTCTACTTCCGAAAGAACTTTCAGGACAAACGGAAGGCAGCCATCACGATTCAGCGGTGGTGGCGAGGTTTTTCGGCCAGAAACAACTACTATGGGTTCGTGGAGCGTATGCTGCAGAAGAGGGTGGTGGATCACTACAACCGGTCGGCCACCAAAATTCAGGCTTTGTTCCGAGGCTGGTGGAGTCGGCAAACGGTGCACGACCACAGCAAATTGCTCAGGTTACAGGTGTGTGCCGCCGAGGATCTGCTAAATTGCGTGGCCTTCAAGCTGCATCACCTGCTGCGCACCTACGCAATTCCCGGGGTCTACTCCCTGAAGAACTCGAA CTGCATGTCGCGCATAGAGAAACTGCTGGCAAGCCTGCATTTTCGGTTTCATAAGGGAAACGTGAAATCGCAAGTGGCGCAACATTCGGCCGATAGAAATAAGGATcgacataattttaaaaagagcgATAAGCTAAGCAAAATTCCGTTTGAAGGGGCGCGCTATTGGAGCCAATGCAAGCCGAAATGCGAATATGCCTTGAAATTGTTCAAGGATATCGACAAACGCATGTACAGGATCATTGAGATGTATGATGCTTCGCAGAGGGACGCTCATGCGGCGTTGATGCAAAAGAAATTTGCGCACA GAAAGCAAAAGAAGCTCGTGCATAATATCAAGAAGTCTGAGGAGAAAAATAAACGCGACTTTTGCGGCGATGTCATAGCCAGCATGCGCCGCTGGAAAATTCTGGTGGATAATACCTTGAGCGTGGATAAGAACATCTTCAGGCACCCGGAAAATCTGGAGAAGTTCCTCACCGAAATATCTGCTTTCGTGAAAGAGTTCGAGAACTGCTCCTGCTATTGCCGTATTCCTGTCTTAACCGAAATCTATTGCGGCTAA
- the LOC128255598 gene encoding uncharacterized protein LOC128255598, with amino-acid sequence MTSSENFTAPGVAPEEQAHNNLMMVIATLTWLMLSCLTLIIYCCNYWQILRPHSHRNREDSEQQQGSLLSVYD; translated from the exons ATGACCAGCAGTGAGAACTTTACAGCTCCGGGAG TGGCCCCGGAAGAACAGGCCCATAACAATCTGATGATGGTGATAGCCACCTTAACGTGGCTGATGCTCAGCTGTTTGA CTCTCATCATTTACTGCTGCAATTACTGGCAAATTTTGAGACCGCACTCGCACAGGAACCGAGAAGACTCCGAGCAGCAGCAAGGCAGCCTGCTATCAGTGTATGATTAG
- the LOC128255580 gene encoding kinesin-like protein Klp59C, with the protein MDRIKIGDELFFQRSDGRIQTVVCASKNPQNDSVTGEWIEDAVVKGKEVPLNLLIDINRHIFADNQKPLPTSIATGSMIPKPRDLSPAVGRPNSYRNSVGANPYAERMRELRSKMAPGKTVSRSVDNREQGESATCRVDVGNGRNSRIASPIKGRGSQVTQEGPGNKRCISVVQEVNRMKEERERRRARQAEKLLEKDALRRQDPGNPNWEVALMLRQYQATLNFSPLRCLDPHGAFVQPITVCVRKRPMSRRESNCKSMDIITVPTVDSLIVHELRFKVDLTKFLEHHKFRFDYTFDEECSNALVYDHTARPLIQTMFEGGNATCFAYGQTGSGKTHTMGGEFCGKVQDCGTGIYAMAARDVFEEVSRPKYRELGAKITCSYFEIYGSKVFDLLHPDKPMLRVLEDGRQQVVVVGLKEMPVTRVDDVLRLIELGNKERTSGQTAANAKSSRSHAVFQMALHFPDSWGPYGKCSFVDLAGNERGADTQSADRQTRLEGAEINKSLLALKECIRALSRQSSHLPFRGSKLTQVLRDSFVGGKKNKTCMIAMISPSTSCVEHTLNTLRYADRVKELVAKDDDLQTAEGDEGKCPELNDESEPDIMDDVEQVEEEQEYEAAQYQHISVSSEEASTNSTKEKTSLTNFNPTINTPNLDEPVNLDQVAVQHELLIQYLENFVRESRNLDPEQDIEGLQNAYLELANMVNLTRDFVLDFNAQRAFNGMVQKDWDHDENVKGGEEED; encoded by the coding sequence ATGGATCGCATCAAGATCGGCGATGAACTGTTCTTCCAGAGGAGCGACGGACGAATCCAAACGGTGGTGTGCGCGTCCAAAAATCCGCAAAACGACTCCGTGACTGGCGAATGGATCGAGGACGCGGTGGTGAAGGGCAAGGAGGTGCCCTTAAACCTGCTGATTGACATTAATCGTCACATTTTCGCGGACAATCAAAAACCATTACCGACATCGATAGCGACGGGCTCTATGATCCCGAAGCCGAGGGATTTGAGTCCCGCGGTGGGTCGTCCGAACTCGTACCGGAACTCCGTTGGTGCCAATCCGTATGCAGAGCGCATGCGGGAGTTGCGCAGCAAGATGGCCCCGGGAAAAACCGTGAGTCGTTCGGTGGACAATCGAGAGCAGGGTGAATCAGCCACCTGTCGCGTGGACGTGGGCAATGGCCGCAATTCCCGCATTGCCAGTCCCATTAAAGGACGCGGATCCCAGGTAACCCAGGAAGGTCCCGGCAACAAGCGCTGCATCAGCGTTGTGCAGGAGGTGAACCGCATGAAGGAGGAGCGGGAGCGGCGAAGAGCACGCCAGGCGGAGAAGCTGCTCGAGAAGGACGCACTGCGTCGTCAGGATCCGGGGAACCCCAACTGGGAGGTAGCCCTGATGCTGCGCCAGTACCAGGCTACCTTGAACTTCTCCCCACTCCGGTGCCTGGATCCGCATGGCGCTTTTGTGCAGCCCATTACCGTGTGCGTACGAAAGAGACCCATGAGTCGAAGGGAAAGCAACTGCAAGAGCATGGACATCATCACAGTGCCCACGGTCGATTCGCTGATCGTCCATGAGTTGCGCTTCAAGGTGGATCTCACCAAGTTCCTGGAGCACCACAAGTTCCGCTTCGACTACACCTTCGACGAGGAGTGCTCCAATGCGCTGGTCTACGACCACACCGCTCGTCCCCTGATCCAAACCATGTTCGAGGGCGGCAACGCCACCTGTTTCGCCTACGGACAAACGGGCAGCGGCAAGACCCACACGATGGGCGGAGAGTTCTGCGGCAAGGTGCAGGACTGCGGCACCGGCATCTACGCCATGGCGGCCCGCGATGTCTTCGAGGAGGTGTCGCGGCCGAAGTATCGCGAATTGGGAGCCAAGATTACGTGCAGCTACTTCGAGATATATGGCAGCAAGGTGTTCGATCTCCTGCACCCGGACAAACCGATGCTTAGGGTGCTGGAGGACGGCAGACAgcaggtggtggtggtgggatTGAAGGAGATGCCGGTGACCAGGGTGGATGACGTGCTCAGGCTGATTGAGCTGGGCAACAAGGAGCGCACCTCCGGTCAGACCGCGGCCAATGCCAAGTCATCGCGATCCCACGCCGTCTTCCAGATGGCGCTCCACTTTCCCGACTCCTGGGGTCCCTACGGCAAGTGCTCCTTTGTGGACCTGGCGGGCAACGAACGCGGGGCGGATACGCAATCCGCCGACCGCCAGACCCGCCTCGAAGGAGCCGAGATCAACAAATCGCTGCTGGCCCTCAAGGAGTGCATTCGGGCCCTCAGCCGGCAGTCCAGCCATCTGCCCTTCCGTGGCTCCAAGCTAACCCAGGTGCTGCGCGACTCCTTCGTGGGCGGCAAGAAGAACAAGACCTGCATGATAGCCATGATATCGCCGTCCACGAGCTGTGTGGAGCACACCCTGAACACCCTTCGTTACGCGGATAGGGTTAAGGAGCTAGTGGCCAAGGATGATGATCTTCAAACCGCCGAAGGGGATGAAGGGAAATGCCCCGAACTTAACGACGAATCCGAGCCAGACATCATGGACGACGTGGAGCAGGTGGAGGAGGAACAGGAGTACGAAGCTGCACAATATCAGCATATCTCCGTATCCTCTGAAGAAGCCAGTACCAACAGCACAAAGGAAAAGACTTCCCTAACGAACTTCAATCCAACCATTAACACCCCGAATCTAGATGAGCCCGTGAATCTCGACCAAGTGGCTGTACAACACGAACTTTTAATACAGTATCTGGAGAATTTTGTGCGCGAATCACGGAATCTGGATCCTGAACAAGATATCGAAGGATTACAAAATGCATACCTGGAACTGGCCAACATGGTGAACCTTACAAGGGATTTCGTACTCGATTTCAACGCCCAGCGTGCCTTCAACGGTATGGTGCAGAAGGATTGGGACCATGATGAAAATGTGAAGGGCGGTGAGGAGGAGGACTAG
- the LOC128255586 gene encoding uncharacterized protein LOC128255586 isoform X3 — translation MLLLDYKQYKAARTIQQNWRKFYFRKNFQDKRKAAITIQRWWRGFSARNNYYGFVERMLQKRVVDHYNRSATKIQALFRGWWSRQTVHDHSKLLRLQVCAAEDLLNCVAFKLHHLLRTYAIPGVYSLKNSNCMSRIEKLLASLHFRFHKGNVKSQVAQHSADRNKDRHNFKKSDKLSKIPFEGARYWSQCKPKCEYALKLFKDIDKRMYRIIEMYDASQRDAHAALMQKKFAHRKQKKLVHNIKKSEEKNKRDFCGDVIASMRRWKILVDNTLSVDKNIFRHPENLEKFLTEISAFVKEFENCSCYCRIPVLTEIYCG, via the exons ATGCTTCTGCTGGACTATAAACAATACAAGGCAGCTCGAACTATTCAACAGAACTGGCGAAAATTCTACTTCCGAAAGAACTTTCAGGACAAACGGAAGGCAGCCATCACGATTCAGCGGTGGTGGCGAGGTTTTTCGGCCAGAAACAACTACTATGGGTTCGTGGAGCGTATGCTGCAGAAGAGGGTGGTGGATCACTACAACCGGTCGGCCACCAAAATTCAGGCTTTGTTCCGAGGCTGGTGGAGTCGGCAAACGGTGCACGACCACAGCAAATTGCTCAGGTTACAGGTGTGTGCCGCCGAGGATCTGCTAAATTGCGTGGCCTTCAAGCTGCATCACCTGCTGCGCACCTACGCAATTCCCGGGGTCTACTCCCTGAAGAACTCGAA CTGCATGTCGCGCATAGAGAAACTGCTGGCAAGCCTGCATTTTCGGTTTCATAAGGGAAACGTGAAATCGCAAGTGGCGCAACATTCGGCCGATAGAAATAAGGATcgacataattttaaaaagagcgATAAGCTAAGCAAAATTCCGTTTGAAGGGGCGCGCTATTGGAGCCAATGCAAGCCGAAATGCGAATATGCCTTGAAATTGTTCAAGGATATCGACAAACGCATGTACAGGATCATTGAGATGTATGATGCTTCGCAGAGGGACGCTCATGCGGCGTTGATGCAAAAGAAATTTGCGCACA GAAAGCAAAAGAAGCTCGTGCATAATATCAAGAAGTCTGAGGAGAAAAATAAACGCGACTTTTGCGGCGATGTCATAGCCAGCATGCGCCGCTGGAAAATTCTGGTGGATAATACCTTGAGCGTGGATAAGAACATCTTCAGGCACCCGGAAAATCTGGAGAAGTTCCTCACCGAAATATCTGCTTTCGTGAAAGAGTTCGAGAACTGCTCCTGCTATTGCCGTATTCCTGTCTTAACCGAAATCTATTGCGGCTAA
- the LOC128255586 gene encoding uncharacterized protein LOC128255586 isoform X2: MFSGHIRMMPHTRRGTVPHSEEQRILSESNHGSIKPSEYRIPFISRTWMLLLDYKQYKAARTIQQNWRKFYFRKNFQDKRKAAITIQRWWRGFSARNNYYGFVERMLQKRVVDHYNRSATKIQALFRGWWSRQTVHDHSKLLRLQVCAAEDLLNCVAFKLHHLLRTYAIPGVYSLKNSNCMSRIEKLLASLHFRFHKGNVKSQVAQHSADRNKDRHNFKKSDKLSKIPFEGARYWSQCKPKCEYALKLFKDIDKRMYRIIEMYDASQRDAHAALMQKKFAHRKQKKLVHNIKKSEEKNKRDFCGDVIASMRRWKILVDNTLSVDKNIFRHPENLEKFLTEISAFVKEFENCSCYCRIPVLTEIYCG; encoded by the exons ATGTTCTCAGGCCATATCCGTATGATGCCCCACACCCGAAGGGGCACAGTACCACACAGTGAGGAACAGCG CATATTATCCGAGTCGAACCATGGATCAATTAAACCATCTGAATACAGAATACCATTCATTTCCCG CACCTGGATGCTTCTGCTGGACTATAAACAATACAAGGCAGCTCGAACTATTCAACAGAACTGGCGAAAATTCTACTTCCGAAAGAACTTTCAGGACAAACGGAAGGCAGCCATCACGATTCAGCGGTGGTGGCGAGGTTTTTCGGCCAGAAACAACTACTATGGGTTCGTGGAGCGTATGCTGCAGAAGAGGGTGGTGGATCACTACAACCGGTCGGCCACCAAAATTCAGGCTTTGTTCCGAGGCTGGTGGAGTCGGCAAACGGTGCACGACCACAGCAAATTGCTCAGGTTACAGGTGTGTGCCGCCGAGGATCTGCTAAATTGCGTGGCCTTCAAGCTGCATCACCTGCTGCGCACCTACGCAATTCCCGGGGTCTACTCCCTGAAGAACTCGAA CTGCATGTCGCGCATAGAGAAACTGCTGGCAAGCCTGCATTTTCGGTTTCATAAGGGAAACGTGAAATCGCAAGTGGCGCAACATTCGGCCGATAGAAATAAGGATcgacataattttaaaaagagcgATAAGCTAAGCAAAATTCCGTTTGAAGGGGCGCGCTATTGGAGCCAATGCAAGCCGAAATGCGAATATGCCTTGAAATTGTTCAAGGATATCGACAAACGCATGTACAGGATCATTGAGATGTATGATGCTTCGCAGAGGGACGCTCATGCGGCGTTGATGCAAAAGAAATTTGCGCACA GAAAGCAAAAGAAGCTCGTGCATAATATCAAGAAGTCTGAGGAGAAAAATAAACGCGACTTTTGCGGCGATGTCATAGCCAGCATGCGCCGCTGGAAAATTCTGGTGGATAATACCTTGAGCGTGGATAAGAACATCTTCAGGCACCCGGAAAATCTGGAGAAGTTCCTCACCGAAATATCTGCTTTCGTGAAAGAGTTCGAGAACTGCTCCTGCTATTGCCGTATTCCTGTCTTAACCGAAATCTATTGCGGCTAA